The following proteins come from a genomic window of Gimesia chilikensis:
- a CDS encoding HEAT repeat domain-containing protein, which yields MRVKFLSWGGCLLLLSCLTGPVWALGMEDFGNKPLNAGNFQEWPGIMPVVNDTHRVYHYWVNGSEACFYQGDTAAVNAALKHFAATPEKVHEVVLLPGPAEINSFMKDKTFKFNWKLQMVGGIAKHMASWDQGEQIWNEHPILTIYIGGEIQFDQLQIPKGVVVLEQADLEKRYARALSSTDRTVRGWSTGYLATVNRYSESNMNAIAKLLKDEQNWVRLNAAGALATYGWQAKPLLPALREALQTEDEQLKTRVKQTIERIEQAPDESAAAKARQAKLDQIHEYCAGLKK from the coding sequence ATGCGTGTGAAGTTCCTGAGTTGGGGTGGTTGTCTGTTGCTGCTGAGCTGTCTGACAGGGCCGGTGTGGGCGCTGGGCATGGAGGACTTTGGTAATAAACCGTTGAATGCGGGGAACTTCCAGGAGTGGCCGGGGATCATGCCGGTGGTGAATGATACGCACCGGGTGTACCACTACTGGGTGAATGGCAGTGAGGCTTGTTTCTATCAAGGCGATACTGCAGCAGTCAACGCGGCGTTAAAGCACTTCGCGGCGACCCCGGAGAAGGTGCATGAAGTTGTGCTGCTACCGGGACCGGCTGAAATTAACTCATTTATGAAAGACAAGACATTCAAGTTCAACTGGAAACTGCAAATGGTCGGCGGGATTGCAAAACATATGGCATCGTGGGATCAGGGAGAGCAGATCTGGAATGAGCATCCGATCCTGACGATTTATATCGGGGGGGAAATCCAGTTTGACCAGTTGCAGATCCCCAAAGGGGTGGTCGTGCTCGAACAGGCCGATCTGGAAAAACGTTATGCCCGGGCCCTGAGCAGTACTGACCGAACTGTGCGCGGCTGGAGTACCGGCTACCTGGCGACGGTGAACCGCTATAGTGAATCGAATATGAACGCGATCGCGAAATTACTGAAGGACGAACAGAACTGGGTGCGGCTGAATGCAGCCGGGGCGCTGGCGACTTATGGCTGGCAGGCGAAGCCGCTGTTGCCGGCGTTGCGAGAGGCACTGCAGACAGAGGACGAACAATTGAAAACGCGGGTCAAGCAGACAATCGAACGCATCGAACAGGCCCCTGATGAGAGTGCTGCTGCGAAAGCACGTCAGGCAAAGCTGGATCAAATTCACGAGTATTGCGCGGGGTTGAAGAAGTGA
- the ilvD gene encoding dihydroxy-acid dehydratase, whose protein sequence is MSSDSQPILNRYSSRITQPRSQGASQAMLYATGMTEEDMNKAQVGISSVWYEGNSCNMHLNILAAKVKEGVEASGLVGMRFNTIGVSDGISMGTDGMSYSLQSRDLIADSIETVTCAQWYDANISLPGCDKNMPGCLIAMGRFNRPSIMVYGGTIAPGCLNNQKLDIVSAFQSYGEYLAGSIDDETRKQIVQKSCPGAGACGGMYTANTMASAIEALGMALPYSSSIPAEHPDKLEECYRAGAAIKKLLELDLKPRDIMTREAFENAMVLTVALGGSTNAVLHLLAIARSVNVELTIDDFQSVSDRIPLLADFKPSGKYVMADLQEQGGTPAVLKYLISEGLINGDCMTVTGKTHSENLADLPGLKEGQDIVHKVSDPIKPSGHLQILKGNLAPTGAVAKITGKEGLVFEGTANVFDSEEDMLKALEDKKISKGDVIIIRYEGPKGGPGMPEMLTPTSAIMGAGLGKDVALLTDGRFSGGSHGFIVGHITPEAQEGGPVALVKNGDKVIIDAENNRIDMEVSDEELEERRKAWTAPPFKYTRGTLYKYIKNVKSASEGCVTDE, encoded by the coding sequence ATGTCATCCGATTCCCAACCGATTCTGAACCGTTACAGTTCCCGCATCACCCAGCCCCGTTCGCAGGGGGCATCTCAGGCCATGCTGTATGCCACGGGCATGACCGAAGAAGATATGAACAAGGCCCAGGTCGGGATTTCCAGCGTCTGGTACGAAGGTAACTCCTGTAACATGCACCTCAATATTCTGGCTGCCAAGGTCAAAGAGGGCGTGGAAGCATCCGGCCTGGTGGGCATGCGGTTCAACACGATCGGCGTGAGTGACGGGATATCGATGGGAACCGACGGCATGTCGTACTCTTTACAGTCCCGCGATTTGATCGCAGACAGTATCGAAACCGTGACCTGTGCCCAGTGGTACGATGCGAACATTTCACTGCCCGGCTGTGACAAGAACATGCCCGGCTGTCTGATCGCGATGGGGCGTTTCAACCGTCCGTCAATCATGGTCTACGGCGGAACGATTGCTCCCGGCTGTCTGAACAATCAGAAGCTGGACATCGTCTCTGCGTTCCAGTCCTACGGGGAATACCTGGCTGGTTCGATTGATGACGAAACCCGGAAGCAGATCGTGCAGAAGAGCTGTCCGGGCGCGGGTGCCTGCGGCGGGATGTATACCGCGAACACCATGGCGTCGGCGATTGAAGCTTTGGGGATGGCACTGCCTTACAGCTCGTCGATTCCGGCTGAGCATCCCGATAAACTCGAAGAGTGTTACCGGGCTGGTGCAGCGATCAAGAAGCTGCTGGAACTGGACCTCAAGCCGCGGGACATCATGACGCGGGAAGCCTTTGAAAACGCGATGGTGCTGACTGTCGCTCTGGGCGGTTCGACCAACGCCGTCCTGCACCTGCTGGCGATTGCCCGCTCGGTGAATGTCGAACTGACCATCGACGACTTCCAGTCGGTCAGCGATCGCATTCCGCTGCTGGCAGACTTCAAACCCAGTGGTAAGTACGTGATGGCGGACCTGCAGGAGCAGGGGGGAACCCCGGCTGTGCTGAAGTACCTGATCTCCGAAGGTCTGATCAACGGTGACTGCATGACGGTGACCGGCAAGACCCACTCCGAAAACCTGGCCGATTTGCCGGGCCTGAAAGAGGGACAGGACATCGTGCACAAAGTCAGTGACCCGATCAAACCAAGCGGTCACCTGCAGATCCTGAAAGGGAACCTGGCTCCCACCGGTGCGGTTGCCAAGATCACTGGTAAAGAAGGTCTGGTTTTCGAAGGAACCGCCAACGTATTCGATTCCGAAGAAGACATGCTCAAAGCCCTGGAAGACAAGAAGATCAGCAAAGGGGATGTGATCATCATCCGCTACGAAGGCCCCAAAGGGGGACCGGGGATGCCTGAGATGCTGACTCCGACTTCGGCCATTATGGGGGCCGGCCTGGGTAAAGACGTGGCTCTGTTGACCGACGGTCGTTTCTCCGGCGGTTCACACGGCTTCATCGTGGGCCACATCACTCCCGAAGCCCAGGAAGGCGGACCGGTTGCCCTGGTCAAGAACGGCGACAAGGTCATCATCGACGCCGAGAACAATCGCATCGATATGGAAGTCAGCGACGAAGAACTCGAAGAACGCCGCAAAGCCTGGACGGCTCCCCCGTTCAAATACACGCGGGGTACTTTGTATAAATACATCAAGAACGTGAAGTCGGCTTCCGAAGGTTGTGTGACCGACGAGTAA
- a CDS encoding putative quinol monooxygenase yields the protein MFCLNVILTLKDAADATEIEGLLAEACRLSRTEPGCLRFDVYHAEADPATFVLVEHWASEQAWQEHREAKAFKEIYEPQVLPRVERVPHRVKLLVE from the coding sequence ATGTTTTGTCTCAATGTGATTCTGACCTTGAAAGACGCAGCGGATGCGACCGAAATCGAAGGTCTGCTGGCGGAAGCCTGCCGCCTGTCGCGAACAGAGCCGGGCTGTCTCCGATTTGACGTCTATCATGCGGAAGCCGATCCGGCGACCTTTGTGCTGGTGGAACACTGGGCCAGCGAACAGGCCTGGCAGGAGCACCGCGAAGCAAAGGCGTTTAAAGAAATCTACGAACCGCAGGTGCTGCCCCGTGTCGAACGGGTGCCCCACCGGGTGAAACTGCTGGTGGAATAA
- a CDS encoding DUF4272 domain-containing protein, producing MEIPFRESRQERQMQTTESVAKRALCVGLMAMRAQAENGISNIPEQADRYREFGESLLQWAGEYGIADALSSAELKLHDQPLGDWDRSAIFETFWRVEALKALLWSIGVIEEMPSYYDVGNPNEIYSMVPINQPIEGFLDSAAIRGKETLDAELHQAQFLNWRARTEVMRLQGMEPPPGDSYAATVSRALDGIEQEGINVEHDGVDLLIDGQRLVDLDGETKGNFASICYERHLALEWICADGTDWDQTLCHT from the coding sequence ATCGAAATACCGTTTAGAGAATCACGACAGGAGAGACAAATGCAGACGACGGAGAGTGTGGCGAAACGTGCTTTGTGTGTGGGGCTGATGGCCATGCGCGCCCAGGCAGAAAACGGAATTTCGAATATCCCGGAGCAGGCAGACCGCTATCGGGAGTTTGGTGAAAGTCTCTTGCAGTGGGCTGGGGAATACGGGATTGCCGACGCACTCTCTTCAGCTGAACTCAAGCTGCACGATCAACCGTTGGGAGACTGGGATCGCAGTGCGATCTTTGAGACGTTCTGGCGTGTTGAGGCATTGAAAGCATTACTCTGGTCGATTGGTGTGATCGAGGAGATGCCGAGCTATTATGATGTGGGGAATCCGAATGAGATCTATTCTATGGTTCCCATCAATCAGCCGATCGAAGGCTTCCTGGATAGTGCCGCAATTCGCGGGAAAGAAACATTGGATGCGGAACTCCATCAGGCCCAGTTTCTGAACTGGCGGGCCCGTACTGAAGTGATGCGTCTGCAGGGGATGGAGCCACCGCCGGGGGACAGTTATGCAGCGACGGTCAGCCGGGCCCTGGACGGAATCGAACAGGAAGGGATTAACGTAGAGCATGATGGGGTGGACCTGCTGATCGACGGGCAACGCCTGGTTGATCTGGATGGAGAAACCAAGGGGAATTTTGCTTCGATCTGCTACGAGCGTCATCTGGCACTGGAATGGATCTGTGCGGACGGAACAGACTGGGATCAGACGCTGTGCCATACATAA
- a CDS encoding sigma-54-dependent Fis family transcriptional regulator produces the protein MSKIETVEWLDWKRLPLFSRFDDAASLIQLGDQLLEEATQQTTAADYLRQFLPQLATELSCQWCTLIERTPEWETIFEFGRNSAASFPTNLCNEALDRDAAGLGADEKKADWFYIAAPLGDVRPGTVLLVGGRDLTSEALSNAVVAARVLGYALSIVEKREKHVKRIGRLETTLHIASSFSSARDTQSLLELIAKEATRLLVSERSSIFIWDQEHKQVVACPALGVEGNTLRLPDDVGIVGEVIHSGKTVTVDDAYNDDRFDPSVDKSSGFRTRNLLCVPLRNNAGELIGAFEVMNKQAGKSDFDDDDAQSLEELGVQAATALENTRELEQLSRSRDQLTEQAKQKVRIIGKSSAIDALRSTIERLASTDLPVLILGESGTGKEVVSQSLHYQGPRANTPFIAVNCAALTETLLESELFGHEKGAFTDAHETRIGKFELAEGGTLFLDEIGDMSLGGQAKLLRVLEQKVITRVGGSESIPINVRVVAATNAKLADAVRDKKFREDLFYRLSVVTLELPPLRERPEDVILLAEFFLTQFCGQANRRVLKMSAEAKKRLQAHLWPGNVRELRNLMERVAFLCAGDRVEVEDLAFILSPSRDSVVDMSSDLSLKEATRLFQQEYIRRTIKRVGGNMSETAKCLGLHRSNLYRKMGQLEMQEASDMSEEDDD, from the coding sequence GTGAGTAAAATCGAAACAGTGGAATGGCTGGACTGGAAGCGACTGCCATTATTTTCCCGCTTTGATGACGCAGCCTCTCTGATCCAGCTGGGCGACCAGCTGCTCGAAGAAGCGACCCAGCAGACCACGGCCGCCGACTACCTGCGTCAGTTTCTGCCCCAGCTGGCCACCGAACTCTCCTGCCAGTGGTGTACGCTCATCGAACGCACGCCCGAGTGGGAAACCATCTTTGAATTCGGCCGCAACTCCGCCGCCAGCTTCCCCACCAACCTCTGTAACGAAGCCCTCGACCGCGACGCCGCCGGCCTCGGTGCCGATGAGAAAAAGGCCGACTGGTTCTACATCGCCGCCCCCCTGGGCGACGTCCGTCCCGGCACGGTACTGCTCGTCGGCGGTCGCGACCTGACCAGCGAAGCCCTCAGCAACGCCGTCGTCGCGGCCCGCGTATTGGGTTACGCCCTGTCGATCGTGGAGAAACGCGAAAAGCACGTCAAACGGATCGGGCGCCTCGAAACCACACTGCACATCGCCTCCAGCTTTTCGTCGGCCCGCGATACCCAGTCACTGCTGGAACTGATCGCCAAAGAAGCCACCCGCCTGCTCGTCAGCGAACGCTCCAGTATCTTCATCTGGGACCAGGAACACAAACAGGTCGTCGCCTGCCCCGCCCTGGGTGTCGAAGGCAACACGCTCCGCCTCCCCGATGATGTCGGTATTGTCGGCGAAGTGATTCACAGCGGCAAGACCGTCACCGTGGACGACGCCTACAACGACGACCGCTTCGATCCCAGCGTCGACAAATCCAGCGGCTTCCGCACCCGCAACCTGCTCTGCGTCCCGCTCCGCAACAACGCCGGCGAACTGATCGGCGCGTTCGAAGTCATGAACAAGCAGGCCGGCAAGTCCGACTTCGACGACGATGACGCACAGAGCCTCGAAGAGCTCGGCGTGCAGGCCGCCACCGCACTGGAAAACACCCGCGAACTCGAACAGCTCTCCCGCAGCCGCGACCAGCTCACCGAACAGGCCAAACAGAAAGTCCGGATCATCGGCAAGAGCTCGGCCATCGACGCGCTCCGCTCGACCATCGAACGCCTCGCCAGCACCGATCTCCCCGTACTGATCCTCGGCGAAAGCGGAACCGGGAAAGAGGTCGTCAGCCAGTCCCTGCATTACCAGGGCCCCCGCGCCAATACACCGTTCATCGCCGTCAACTGTGCCGCTCTGACGGAAACCCTGCTCGAAAGCGAACTCTTCGGCCACGAGAAAGGTGCCTTTACCGACGCCCACGAAACCCGCATCGGCAAATTCGAACTCGCCGAAGGGGGCACGCTCTTCCTCGACGAGATCGGCGATATGAGCCTGGGCGGCCAGGCCAAACTGCTGCGGGTTCTGGAACAGAAAGTCATCACCCGCGTCGGCGGTTCCGAAAGCATCCCGATCAACGTCCGCGTCGTCGCCGCGACCAATGCGAAACTCGCCGATGCGGTCCGCGACAAAAAGTTCCGCGAAGACCTGTTCTACCGGCTGAGCGTCGTCACTCTCGAACTGCCGCCCCTCCGCGAACGCCCGGAAGACGTCATCCTGCTGGCCGAGTTTTTCCTCACCCAGTTCTGCGGTCAGGCCAACCGCCGCGTGCTGAAGATGTCTGCCGAAGCCAAAAAACGCCTGCAGGCGCACCTCTGGCCCGGCAACGTTCGCGAACTGCGGAACCTGATGGAACGCGTCGCCTTCCTCTGTGCGGGCGACCGCGTCGAAGTCGAAGACCTCGCCTTCATCCTCAGCCCCAGCCGTGACTCCGTCGTCGACATGTCTTCCGATCTGAGCCTCAAAGAAGCCACCCGCCTCTTCCAGCAGGAATACATCCGCCGCACCATCAAACGCGTGGGA